A single Burkholderia savannae DNA region contains:
- a CDS encoding Tc toxin subunit A, with translation MTPISLLIKHIEDTHGLPDTLTKLGYHSVFDVVRVPRERFVRKHRNILGRRAEKMYDLAIGYAHQVSHKLRRKRLTRAINTALRGPFSKPGPDYASQFLDAETGWKDKAPSGAIEANDGPVAYLTYIYQLALQEEENEGPGLKNKLKGRRPDIGKLIVDDVAINKIIPQIQLVNEVLGSAIQDYKNFDHLGDVNKLLATTRFPNTLPFHYGSQQICIAESTVDISLLETLLLQKPGMLQKFFAAQAKFTDSDASDLIRLQVMNSRLAPEQQNIVVEPAYFESLANDDKGGDATVREQFYADNYGDGMLDVLRFESMEELTSRTNLTVPDIEEMLCSTAGGENSSIIVKSDNYLVSGDMFANISSSRPVSSGMALQSIYGAKFINGGLDKCIYISKDKSGSLRLVELTDDRLDRINRVVRIKKWSSMPFEDIDLMITSAMEAEGDGVLLMNDNTLRMLGVFKHYQNTYGVSAKQFASWLHVVTPFAIAPGTPFLDQIFNKKGKFDTPFSIDNQDFVYTQTSGGDDVRVKKLCTALGLNHRQFLTFADKIAHQQGKADQHTLNCNLFVVSAFYRLASLARVLGASPEDFCALVDLMDRNTDNVWKQLAGRPVVVAPKEGGSLSDDFLTLLQALSLIFQWLQKCQLTGRGIQILTTQSEKPQQGTNDQLNVIQDVWRLLPNALVDGALLRRCGAPLVDDNREPIEWLDLLSREDAKLIDAGLVTDAVVDTISATIDGQVVQLIKFISDAVDRQKLGDAERNQAKISLNAAVVQAWQTQSGVATNLLAKTLGVSQSLSAFVLHWAQLTSYKWLKSTWSLKGDVQTSADIPSGYLNSLGEIARRALLCQQFSLSPAAVRHLLEFPEHFGLPSPYDGNVSIWLLYLLSRYDDLLRQIGASGNGTEDDVFAFFQAVNRDAPISESDATELLASLLGWEQEEVAAACKVLGGTARTVSQLDVVMRLQQAQSQIGLTVTQQQQAFVLGRNSSYDDWQAVGQAMIAGVSHVKGAD, from the coding sequence ATGACGCCAATCAGCCTTTTGATTAAACACATCGAAGATACACATGGTCTTCCCGACACGCTAACTAAACTCGGTTATCACTCGGTCTTCGATGTCGTGCGCGTTCCCCGCGAACGTTTCGTCCGCAAGCATCGGAACATCCTCGGCCGGCGAGCTGAAAAAATGTATGACCTTGCAATTGGCTATGCCCATCAGGTTAGTCATAAACTTCGCCGAAAGCGTTTAACCAGAGCCATTAATACAGCGTTGCGTGGGCCGTTCTCGAAGCCTGGCCCCGACTATGCAAGCCAGTTCCTGGATGCCGAAACTGGGTGGAAAGATAAGGCGCCGAGCGGCGCAATAGAAGCTAACGATGGTCCTGTTGCGTATCTTACATATATATATCAACTTGCGCTTCAGGAGGAGGAAAACGAGGGGCCTGGGTTGAAGAATAAATTGAAAGGCCGACGTCCGGACATTGGCAAATTAATCGTCGATGATGTGGCGATTAATAAAATAATTCCACAGATCCAGCTGGTCAACGAGGTTCTTGGCTCAGCTATTCAGGATTATAAAAATTTTGATCATCTGGGCGATGTGAACAAGTTGTTGGCGACGACTCGCTTCCCAAATACCTTGCCATTTCATTATGGCTCTCAGCAAATCTGCATCGCAGAGTCCACAGTAGACATATCTCTTTTGGAAACGTTGTTGCTTCAGAAGCCAGGCATGTTGCAGAAATTTTTTGCTGCACAAGCTAAATTTACGGATTCTGACGCAAGTGACCTGATCAGATTGCAGGTTATGAATAGTCGATTGGCTCCAGAGCAGCAGAACATCGTTGTTGAACCGGCTTACTTTGAAAGCCTTGCGAACGACGACAAAGGGGGGGATGCAACGGTACGGGAACAATTCTACGCAGACAACTACGGAGATGGCATGCTCGACGTCCTTCGTTTTGAATCGATGGAGGAGTTGACGTCCAGAACGAACCTGACGGTGCCCGATATAGAGGAAATGCTGTGCTCCACGGCCGGTGGAGAAAATTCGTCTATCATTGTCAAGTCGGATAATTATTTGGTGTCCGGTGATATGTTTGCGAATATATCTTCTAGCCGTCCGGTGTCAAGCGGTATGGCTTTGCAATCGATATACGGCGCGAAATTTATTAATGGCGGATTGGATAAATGTATTTATATTTCGAAGGACAAGAGCGGATCTTTGAGGCTGGTAGAACTAACCGACGATCGTCTGGATAGGATTAATAGAGTTGTTCGAATCAAGAAATGGTCGAGCATGCCGTTTGAAGATATTGATCTGATGATTACATCGGCAATGGAGGCTGAGGGCGATGGCGTACTGCTGATGAACGACAATACTCTGCGCATGTTGGGCGTGTTCAAGCATTATCAGAATACGTACGGTGTTTCTGCTAAGCAATTCGCTTCGTGGTTGCATGTTGTAACGCCATTTGCGATCGCTCCAGGCACCCCGTTTCTAGATCAAATATTCAACAAAAAAGGAAAATTTGATACTCCGTTTTCGATTGATAATCAGGACTTTGTCTATACGCAGACATCAGGAGGCGATGATGTGCGCGTGAAAAAACTCTGCACGGCTCTGGGGTTGAATCATCGCCAATTTCTTACGTTTGCTGATAAAATTGCGCATCAGCAAGGCAAAGCTGACCAACATACGCTGAACTGCAATTTGTTCGTCGTATCGGCGTTTTACCGCTTGGCGTCGCTTGCGCGTGTTTTGGGAGCAAGTCCCGAGGATTTCTGCGCACTGGTCGATCTAATGGATCGAAATACCGATAATGTGTGGAAACAGCTTGCCGGGCGTCCAGTTGTAGTCGCGCCGAAAGAGGGAGGCTCTCTCAGTGATGATTTTCTGACTCTGCTGCAAGCATTGAGTCTAATTTTTCAGTGGCTGCAGAAATGCCAACTGACGGGCCGCGGTATTCAAATCCTAACTACGCAAAGTGAAAAACCGCAGCAAGGTACGAACGATCAGCTAAATGTTATCCAAGATGTCTGGCGACTTCTTCCGAATGCGCTGGTCGACGGAGCGTTGTTGCGGCGCTGTGGCGCACCGCTTGTCGACGATAATCGGGAGCCGATTGAATGGTTGGATTTGCTGTCGAGAGAGGACGCCAAACTGATCGATGCGGGACTCGTTACTGACGCCGTTGTTGATACGATTAGCGCGACGATCGATGGTCAGGTCGTGCAACTGATCAAATTTATTAGCGATGCCGTCGACCGCCAGAAACTGGGTGATGCTGAAAGGAACCAGGCGAAGATTTCGTTGAATGCGGCGGTAGTACAAGCATGGCAAACACAATCAGGTGTTGCAACCAACTTGCTGGCAAAAACGCTGGGAGTGTCGCAATCGCTGTCGGCGTTCGTACTGCACTGGGCGCAACTGACGTCGTATAAATGGTTGAAGAGCACGTGGTCATTGAAGGGGGATGTCCAGACATCCGCCGATATTCCTTCTGGCTATCTGAATAGCCTGGGAGAAATCGCACGACGCGCTCTGCTGTGTCAACAGTTTTCATTAAGCCCGGCCGCGGTTCGACATCTGCTCGAATTCCCTGAACATTTCGGATTGCCATCGCCGTACGACGGGAATGTGTCGATATGGTTGCTGTATTTGCTCAGTCGCTATGACGATCTTCTGCGTCAGATTGGTGCATCAGGAAATGGCACTGAAGACGATGTCTTTGCCTTTTTCCAGGCGGTCAATCGTGATGCGCCGATTAGCGAGTCTGATGCGACTGAACTGCTGGCGTCGCTGTTGGGCTGGGAGCAAGAGGAAGTGGCCGCGGCGTGCAAGGTGCTCGGCGGAACAGCCAGAACCGTGTCGCAGCTCGATGTCGTGATGCGATTGCAACAGGCACAAAGTCAGATCGGACTAACGGTTACGCAGCAGCAGCAAGCATTTGTGTTGGGGCGAAATAGTAGCTATGACGATTGGCAAGCAGTTGGCCAGGCCATGATCGCGGGTGTGAGCCACGTCAAGGGCGCCGACTGA
- a CDS encoding carbon starvation CstA family protein, with the protein MSHALYIVIATACILMITYRFYGIFFVRKVLAADDSEVTPSHALADGKNYVPTKKWVNAGQHFAAIAAAGPLVGPVLAAQFGYLPGLVWLLVGCVIGGAVHDTVVLFASMKYQGKSLSEVAKAELGPIAGWCTGLAMLFIITITMAGLSIVVVHALERNAWGTFAVFMTVPIAIALGVFEKCFGSSKIATWVGIAAIAASVLAGPHIQGTALGNWLTLNAHTISLILPIYAFFASALPVWLLLTPRGYLSSFMKIGVFGALVIGVVFINPAVHFPAVTKFIAGGGPVLSGPVWPFISITIACGAISGFHAFIGSGTTPKLIDKWSDILPVAFGGMLAECLVGVMALIAAISLQPADYFAINAAPAAFHTLGMTVVDLPRLSSEIGLDLYGRTGGAVTLAVGMTEIFTKVPWFSQLAAYFFQFVVMFEAVFILTAVDSGTRVARYLLQDLGGDFYAPLKKLDWVPGAVGASLVACAAWGYMLMSGDINSVWSLFGVSNQMMASIGLAIGATIILRLSVKRSYMLTCLIPLAYLYVTVNYAAYWMAANVYFNNASKGYSLFNGLLTVVMVVLGVVIIGSAVLRWKSLVDKRATVMSATASLTKVE; encoded by the coding sequence ATGTCCCACGCCTTATACATCGTCATAGCGACGGCATGTATCTTGATGATCACCTACCGCTTCTATGGCATTTTCTTTGTCCGCAAGGTGCTTGCCGCCGACGACAGCGAGGTAACGCCGTCCCATGCCCTCGCCGACGGCAAAAACTACGTCCCCACCAAGAAGTGGGTCAACGCGGGCCAACACTTCGCGGCCATCGCCGCTGCCGGCCCGCTCGTGGGCCCGGTGCTCGCTGCGCAGTTCGGCTATCTGCCCGGTCTCGTCTGGCTGCTGGTTGGCTGTGTGATCGGCGGTGCGGTGCACGACACGGTTGTGCTCTTCGCGTCGATGAAATACCAGGGCAAGTCGCTTTCCGAAGTCGCAAAAGCGGAACTGGGCCCCATCGCCGGCTGGTGTACCGGTCTCGCAATGCTCTTCATCATCACAATCACGATGGCGGGGCTGTCCATCGTCGTCGTGCACGCGCTTGAACGCAACGCCTGGGGCACGTTCGCCGTATTCATGACGGTGCCGATCGCCATTGCGCTCGGCGTGTTCGAAAAATGCTTCGGCTCATCGAAGATCGCGACTTGGGTCGGCATCGCGGCGATCGCAGCCTCGGTGCTCGCCGGTCCCCATATTCAGGGCACAGCCCTCGGCAACTGGCTCACGCTCAACGCGCACACCATCTCGCTGATCCTGCCGATCTATGCATTCTTTGCCTCAGCCCTGCCGGTGTGGCTGCTGCTCACGCCGCGCGGCTATCTCTCCAGCTTCATGAAAATCGGCGTGTTCGGCGCGCTTGTTATCGGCGTTGTCTTCATCAACCCGGCGGTGCATTTCCCAGCTGTCACGAAGTTCATTGCCGGCGGCGGCCCGGTGCTCTCCGGTCCGGTGTGGCCGTTCATCTCGATCACGATCGCCTGCGGTGCGATCTCGGGCTTCCATGCCTTCATCGGTTCAGGTACGACTCCGAAACTTATCGACAAGTGGAGCGACATCCTTCCCGTCGCGTTCGGCGGCATGCTGGCCGAGTGCCTGGTCGGCGTGATGGCACTGATCGCCGCGATCTCGCTGCAACCGGCCGACTACTTTGCCATTAACGCAGCACCCGCCGCGTTCCACACGCTCGGCATGACAGTCGTCGACCTGCCGCGCCTGTCGAGCGAAATCGGCCTCGATCTCTACGGCCGCACTGGCGGCGCGGTGACGCTCGCGGTCGGCATGACCGAAATCTTCACGAAGGTGCCCTGGTTCAGCCAGCTCGCTGCGTACTTCTTCCAGTTCGTCGTGATGTTCGAAGCGGTGTTCATCCTCACTGCCGTCGACTCCGGCACGCGCGTCGCCCGCTATCTGCTGCAGGACCTCGGCGGCGACTTCTACGCACCGCTTAAGAAGCTCGACTGGGTGCCCGGCGCCGTGGGCGCGAGCCTCGTCGCCTGTGCCGCATGGGGCTACATGTTGATGTCCGGCGACATCAACTCGGTGTGGTCGCTGTTCGGTGTGTCGAACCAGATGATGGCTTCCATCGGCCTTGCCATCGGCGCCACGATCATCCTGCGCCTGTCGGTCAAGAGGAGTTACATGCTCACGTGCCTGATTCCGCTGGCCTATCTCTACGTGACAGTGAACTATGCCGCCTACTGGATGGCTGCCAACGTGTACTTCAACAACGCATCGAAGGGTTATAGCCTCTTCAATGGACTCCTGACGGTCGTGATGGTGGTACTCGGCGTCGTGATCATCGGATCCGCGGTCCTGCGCTGGAAGTCGCTTGTCGACAAGCGCGCCACGGTGATGAGCGCGACGGCCTCGCTAACCAAAGTTGAATGA
- a CDS encoding phage holin family protein, which yields MQIGVHEKELLVLLGIGAAIGLGKLLTGIEPLSARMILGGMVTGAALSASAGAVLILFQELTPTALVGVAAAIGLLGQPMLEKIAHSLLGKIRGDKEKDSDTQ from the coding sequence ATGCAAATTGGAGTGCACGAAAAGGAACTGCTGGTATTGCTGGGAATTGGCGCTGCTATAGGGTTGGGAAAGCTGTTGACCGGTATCGAGCCGCTCTCGGCGCGGATGATCCTAGGCGGCATGGTTACAGGTGCTGCTTTGTCGGCGAGTGCAGGGGCCGTACTCATTCTGTTTCAAGAGCTCACGCCGACAGCGCTGGTGGGTGTCGCTGCTGCAATCGGCTTGCTGGGACAGCCGATGCTAGAAAAGATCGCACACAGTTTATTGGGAAAAATTCGAGGCGATAAAGAGAAGGATTCGGATACACAATAA
- a CDS encoding Tc toxin subunit A-related protein, translated as MILLPDFLIEVIPMLSAMEKQLNESQRDALVTGYMRFVAPNLQGVGSNPLTIEDLYEFLLLDPLIADEVTTSRVASVIASVQMYMTRIVNGSEPGFAAVDSPVAKSWRDDENQYSIWAAGAEVQNYPENYISPITRLEKSHYFEDLETALNQARLDPDHVQDAALSYLNQFEAVSNLKILSGYIQGRDFARASYYFIGRTTTKPYQYYWRQLDLDKNREDSPGKPVTPNCWSDWQAISLPLASDAVLEHTVRPVFYNDRLYVAWVERNATSLKDVKDNKNEDVLDMHEYVINFGYKRFDDSWTAPNNIPLMTRVTTDEGDVLRSSLEIRDADAGSEFRAVNLLATSDFSVDPGQGGDGNPYGRLMLAVFVNKSDGNDGINNPDTYGYIYCDSAFNVHDLGGMAKEALFKSYRDVVGDKNSLQFSVYNKAYVVKGVENKDHKDENNTGWWKRIFDLESSDHGSKSCVYVIDGSTVRVEMGIKEEFSNIYEFSKEETENIEHGAWSDLFVPIGFCRANGDSGVTIRSLGDGAYVFDDAAILYDVTRYGSTKIKDGDYQAWIGLEYDKLTKLNLSFSVKDGGIAPIGSDKFESRMNVSGLVMQIPKEAYYASDFSGFFVCLMDSSVTDVDDIDDDSIMGVMVIDNIKKIYDYNKFNQVVSIASPSGVETVGKGDPTDSMDESATCLVEHALSEEDFTEEKRFITATLGVEWSGYNIFSGDESEGSSVSKAFQVNLELDDTNAPENAPHIVSRYDSKRGLVQYLDFSDVKKLPANTRMNTTFVRTLIEKANIGLDSLLDYTLQADDSLEADLENDGRSEPMDFSGANGLYFWELFFHVPFLIASRFASERQFDQSQKWLRYIFDPAAGQKDNGAPLYWNVRPLVDAVGHLSHLLGDPLDPDTQAYAHPDVYRKAVFVAYVSNLIAQGDQWYRQLTRDGLAQARVFYNLAAELLGTRPDVSLSNTWAPHALDELAKAGSEKLRGFEHEQAKADDEQFIAMAGQHVGYLRLVDNDNFIEPLNSLMLAHWDALDARLYNLRHNLTIDGKPMSLALYEAPADPVALLVQRAQSGTQVSGVSGARLTVPPYRFIAILPRAYNAVATLSRFGETLLSLLERSDRASQEELQQQQFLDMSSYAITLQQQAIDGLAADRQSLEASRVVAQNRYDSYYALYQENISSTEQSIMDTRASAQGILIGAQSMLIATGALKLIPNVFGLADGGSRYEGATEATANVLMTVSQAMEIGADRLATSENYRRRREEWQIQYEQAQAEVDALDKQLDALTIREQAAQTELMRVQVQQAQTQATLNFLKTRFTQATLYQWLSGQLAALYYQVYDAVVSMCLSAQACWQYEMGDFATTFVRTGAWNDHYRGLQVGETLQLNLHQMEAAYLARNERRLEITRTVSLKDLLKKEEFDSKRKSGSFDFDLNEKLFDEDYPGHYMRQIKTVSISLPTLVGPYQDVKATLTQTKSSTLLNASVNGVKYLNNPNSDKGDANIVTNLRASQQIAISSGLNDAGQFELNFGDERYLPFEGTGAVSSWILSFPRHDKSATQKAMLDALTDVIVHVRYTAVDGGESFAKEVEGLLKAKR; from the coding sequence GTGATTTTGCTGCCCGACTTCCTTATCGAGGTGATTCCTATGTTATCGGCAATGGAGAAACAACTGAATGAATCCCAGCGCGACGCGCTGGTTACTGGCTATATGAGGTTTGTTGCGCCAAATTTGCAAGGAGTGGGAAGCAACCCACTCACGATCGAAGATCTGTACGAATTTCTGCTGCTCGATCCGCTGATTGCTGATGAAGTTACGACAAGTCGGGTTGCAAGCGTAATCGCGAGCGTTCAGATGTACATGACGCGAATCGTCAACGGATCTGAGCCGGGTTTTGCTGCTGTGGATTCGCCGGTAGCAAAATCGTGGCGCGACGACGAGAACCAATACTCGATTTGGGCAGCCGGAGCTGAGGTTCAGAATTATCCGGAGAATTATATTTCTCCGATAACTCGACTAGAAAAGAGTCACTATTTTGAAGATCTCGAAACGGCACTGAATCAGGCCCGACTGGATCCTGATCATGTACAAGATGCGGCGCTCTCATATCTGAATCAGTTCGAGGCCGTCAGCAACTTAAAAATTCTAAGCGGATATATTCAGGGGCGTGATTTTGCACGGGCCAGCTATTACTTTATTGGCCGGACGACGACCAAGCCATATCAGTATTATTGGAGACAATTGGATCTCGATAAGAATCGTGAGGATTCGCCCGGGAAGCCAGTTACGCCGAATTGCTGGAGTGACTGGCAGGCGATCTCATTGCCGCTTGCTTCCGATGCGGTGCTCGAGCATACGGTTCGACCGGTGTTTTACAACGACAGGCTTTACGTCGCGTGGGTCGAGCGTAATGCTACGTCACTGAAAGACGTGAAAGACAATAAAAATGAAGATGTTCTTGATATGCATGAATATGTCATCAATTTCGGCTACAAGCGCTTCGATGATTCTTGGACTGCGCCAAACAACATTCCTCTGATGACTCGGGTAACAACAGACGAGGGGGATGTACTTCGTTCCAGCCTCGAAATCCGCGATGCTGACGCAGGTTCTGAGTTTCGTGCAGTTAATCTTCTAGCAACCTCCGATTTTAGCGTTGATCCTGGTCAGGGTGGTGATGGTAATCCATATGGTCGTTTGATGCTTGCAGTATTTGTTAACAAATCTGATGGCAATGATGGCATTAATAATCCTGACACTTATGGTTATATATATTGCGATTCGGCATTCAATGTTCATGATCTTGGAGGAATGGCGAAAGAGGCGTTGTTCAAAAGTTATCGGGATGTGGTTGGCGATAAAAATTCACTTCAATTCTCTGTTTATAACAAAGCTTACGTAGTGAAGGGGGTGGAAAATAAGGATCATAAGGATGAAAATAACACTGGCTGGTGGAAAAGAATTTTTGATCTCGAGTCGAGTGATCACGGTTCTAAGTCTTGCGTTTACGTGATTGATGGCTCGACAGTGCGTGTCGAAATGGGGATTAAGGAGGAATTTTCCAATATCTACGAATTTAGCAAGGAGGAAACGGAGAATATTGAACATGGAGCTTGGAGTGACCTATTTGTTCCGATTGGTTTTTGTCGGGCAAATGGCGACTCTGGCGTCACGATAAGATCACTCGGTGATGGTGCATATGTATTTGATGATGCTGCTATTTTATATGATGTGACTCGCTACGGATCAACCAAAATTAAGGATGGGGATTATCAAGCATGGATTGGGCTTGAGTACGACAAACTTACTAAATTGAATTTGAGTTTCAGTGTTAAAGATGGGGGAATTGCGCCCATTGGGTCGGATAAATTTGAATCAAGAATGAATGTGTCTGGTCTCGTTATGCAGATCCCGAAGGAAGCTTATTATGCTAGTGACTTTTCAGGATTTTTTGTGTGTTTGATGGATTCGAGTGTCACCGATGTTGATGATATTGATGACGATTCAATAATGGGGGTTATGGTAATTGATAATATAAAGAAGATTTATGACTATAATAAATTTAATCAGGTGGTGTCGATTGCCTCTCCCTCAGGGGTGGAGACCGTGGGAAAAGGCGATCCGACAGATTCGATGGATGAAAGCGCAACATGTTTAGTGGAGCATGCTCTATCTGAGGAGGATTTCACGGAAGAAAAGCGATTTATTACGGCGACGCTCGGTGTCGAGTGGAGTGGATATAATATATTTTCGGGAGATGAGAGCGAGGGGTCGAGTGTATCAAAGGCATTTCAAGTTAATCTTGAGCTGGATGATACTAATGCACCAGAAAACGCTCCTCACATCGTATCGCGGTACGACAGCAAGCGTGGGCTGGTTCAGTACCTGGATTTTTCAGATGTAAAAAAATTGCCGGCCAACACCCGTATGAACACGACTTTCGTGCGCACGTTGATCGAAAAAGCAAATATAGGTTTAGACAGTCTGCTCGATTATACCCTCCAGGCAGATGACTCGCTTGAGGCAGATCTCGAGAACGATGGAAGAAGTGAGCCGATGGACTTCAGTGGTGCAAACGGGCTATATTTCTGGGAGCTATTCTTTCATGTGCCTTTCCTGATTGCATCGCGCTTTGCCAGCGAGCGGCAGTTTGATCAGTCGCAGAAATGGCTGCGCTACATTTTTGATCCTGCGGCAGGTCAGAAAGATAACGGGGCCCCCCTTTACTGGAATGTCCGTCCATTAGTTGATGCGGTGGGCCACTTATCGCATTTGCTGGGTGATCCGCTGGATCCGGATACGCAAGCTTATGCACACCCGGACGTATACAGGAAGGCGGTATTTGTAGCCTATGTTAGCAACTTGATCGCGCAAGGCGATCAATGGTATCGCCAACTTACTCGCGATGGGTTAGCCCAAGCGCGCGTGTTCTACAATCTTGCCGCTGAATTGCTGGGAACACGTCCGGATGTCTCGTTGAGCAACACGTGGGCACCGCATGCCCTGGATGAACTGGCCAAAGCTGGAAGTGAAAAGCTGCGTGGTTTTGAGCATGAACAAGCGAAGGCCGACGATGAACAGTTCATCGCCATGGCGGGTCAACACGTTGGTTACCTGCGACTTGTAGATAACGACAACTTCATCGAGCCACTGAATTCGCTGATGCTCGCGCACTGGGACGCGCTGGATGCGCGCCTGTATAACCTGCGTCATAACCTGACGATCGACGGAAAGCCGATGTCGCTCGCCCTCTATGAGGCGCCTGCAGATCCTGTCGCGTTGCTTGTGCAGCGCGCGCAGTCGGGCACGCAGGTCAGCGGAGTGAGCGGCGCGCGACTGACGGTACCGCCGTACCGTTTTATCGCGATCTTGCCCCGCGCCTACAACGCGGTTGCCACGTTGAGCCGATTTGGGGAGACGCTGCTGTCATTGCTTGAGCGTAGTGATAGAGCGAGCCAGGAAGAACTGCAGCAACAGCAATTCCTCGACATGTCGAGCTACGCGATCACGCTGCAACAACAAGCGATTGACGGATTGGCTGCCGACCGACAGTCGCTGGAAGCTAGTCGAGTGGTTGCGCAGAATCGCTACGACAGCTACTACGCCCTCTATCAAGAAAACATCTCCAGTACCGAGCAATCGATAATGGACACACGCGCTAGCGCACAGGGTATATTGATTGGGGCGCAAAGTATGTTGATCGCGACTGGCGCATTGAAACTGATTCCCAACGTTTTTGGTCTTGCGGATGGAGGCTCGCGCTATGAGGGGGCAACCGAAGCGACTGCCAACGTGTTGATGACGGTCTCGCAAGCGATGGAGATCGGCGCGGATCGCTTAGCCACGAGCGAGAACTATCGTCGACGCCGTGAAGAATGGCAGATCCAGTACGAACAGGCGCAGGCTGAAGTCGATGCGCTGGACAAGCAGCTGGATGCACTTACGATTCGCGAGCAAGCGGCACAAACAGAGTTGATGCGTGTGCAGGTGCAGCAGGCGCAGACTCAAGCGACGCTCAATTTTCTGAAGACGCGTTTCACGCAGGCTACCTTGTACCAGTGGCTGAGTGGTCAGTTGGCAGCACTGTATTACCAAGTTTATGACGCGGTGGTGTCGATGTGCCTGTCGGCGCAAGCGTGCTGGCAGTACGAAATGGGAGATTTTGCGACAACCTTTGTTCGAACCGGCGCATGGAACGATCATTATCGTGGCTTGCAGGTTGGCGAGACGCTGCAATTAAACTTGCATCAGATGGAGGCGGCTTACCTTGCCCGGAATGAACGCCGTCTCGAAATCACAAGGACGGTATCGCTCAAGGATCTGCTGAAAAAAGAAGAGTTCGACAGCAAGAGAAAATCAGGCAGCTTCGACTTCGATCTGAATGAAAAATTGTTCGATGAAGATTATCCTGGTCATTACATGCGACAGATCAAGACGGTGTCGATCAGCTTGCCGACGCTGGTTGGCCCCTATCAAGACGTCAAGGCGACGCTGACGCAGACCAAGAGCAGTACGCTTTTGAACGCCAGTGTCAACGGTGTGAAGTACTTGAACAATCCGAATAGCGATAAGGGTGACGCAAATATCGTGACCAACTTGCGTGCGAGTCAGCAGATCGCCATCTCGTCCGGCTTGAATGATGCAGGACAGTTCGAACTGAATTTTGGAGACGAACGTTATTTGCCGTTCGAAGGGACGGGAGCCGTTTCGAGTTGGATACTCTCGTTTCCACGTCATGATAAATCGGCCACGCAGAAAGCGATGCTAGACGCGTTGACTGATGTGATCGTCCACGTGCGTTACACGGCGGTTGATGGCGGGGAGTCGTTTGCGAAGGAGGTCGAAGGCTTGTTGAAGGCAAAGCGGTGA
- a CDS encoding glycoside hydrolase family 19 protein, with protein MNRQTFQQAAQLSDVLADRWFPHVSAAAAEFEITTSKRLAAWIAQIGHESGGFTQLVESFNYRVDALKIFSRIPADMREQLGRRSNERIVPIERQMTIANLAYGGRYGNGDASSGDGWRYRGRGLKQITFKDNYRMCGVALSVDLVAQPELLEQDEYAARSAGWFWRANGLNKLADDGDFVRITRVINGGLTGHPERQARWQAATDVFLA; from the coding sequence ATGAATCGACAGACATTTCAGCAAGCAGCGCAATTATCCGATGTGCTCGCGGATCGGTGGTTCCCGCACGTATCGGCCGCGGCCGCCGAATTTGAAATCACGACCTCAAAACGCCTCGCTGCTTGGATTGCGCAGATCGGACACGAGTCGGGTGGCTTCACTCAGCTTGTCGAATCGTTCAACTATAGGGTCGATGCCTTGAAAATTTTCTCGCGCATCCCGGCCGATATGCGTGAGCAGCTCGGTCGTCGATCAAACGAGAGAATCGTCCCAATCGAACGACAGATGACGATCGCCAACCTCGCCTATGGAGGGCGATACGGCAATGGGGATGCGAGCTCGGGCGATGGCTGGCGCTATCGAGGCCGAGGGTTGAAGCAGATCACGTTCAAGGACAACTACCGAATGTGTGGTGTGGCGTTGAGTGTGGATCTGGTCGCGCAACCAGAGTTGCTCGAGCAAGACGAGTACGCCGCGCGGTCGGCGGGCTGGTTCTGGAGGGCCAACGGCTTGAACAAACTGGCGGATGACGGCGATTTTGTGCGAATCACGCGTGTCATCAACGGCGGATTGACTGGACATCCGGAGCGACAGGCGCGGTGGCAAGCGGCGACCGATGTATTTTTGGCCTAA